A genomic stretch from Octopus bimaculoides isolate UCB-OBI-ISO-001 chromosome 29, ASM119413v2, whole genome shotgun sequence includes:
- the LOC106882024 gene encoding splicing regulatory glutamine/lysine-rich protein 1 gives MVNVIPCIEAHQENQDEVVISVQGRVGIRLHGTVISEEVDIGDRQIVNNSNGVNYGEGSDIWNQSVELDSRVRNVVNDEEEMTESVRMDAGVEYLTEERGNQVDVEGMMRERDRVDAEGETKERDRVDAEGVTKERDRVDAEGVTKERDRVDAEGVTKERDQVDAEGVTKERDRVDAEGVTKERDRVDAEGVTKERDRVDAEGVTKERDRVDAEGVTKERDQVDAEGVTKERDRVDAEGVTKERDRVDAEGVMKERDRVDSEVVTKERSSGDTNGVSAKVLTEQNSKLEQKASNYSNNSCSCNQLQHYQSMDETGLSNNRRHLSSVTPHTPTHLTLFYKPSMLSPQVMKYFPKEVIVREKGKHVSFGRNLSSDVQLNDDCMSRNYALLWLPVNDCGTFKLRNISSSKEVVVDDVLLYPNCNSEMIVNNNSKIVLDNIELTAVVRAGSPSATHYEVKIEPTISRSTSLQQEPTWMSSSRNVGSTAHQTEHIVSSTYRRSLYAHSRYHSTGPVEHGLSKEVSRNLLPEEN, from the exons ATGGTGAATGTAATACCCTGTATCGAAGCACATCAAGAAAACCAGGATGAAGTTGTGATTAGTGTTCAGGGTAGAGTGGGCATTAGACTTCATGGTACAGTGATCAGTGAGGAGGTAGACATAGGGGACAGACAGATCGTGAACAACAGCAACGGAGTCAACTATGGTGAAGGGTCAGATATTTGGAACCAAAGCGTAGAGTTAGATTCCAGGGTGCGGAATGTTGTAAATGATGAAGAGGAAATGACAGAAAGTGTCAGGATGGATGCTGGGGTGGAGTATCTCACTGAAGAAAGGGGTAACCAGGTAGATGTTGAGGGCATGATGAGGGAAAGAGATCGGGTGGATGCTGAGGGTGAGACAAAAGAGAGAGACCGGGTTGATGCTGAGGGTGTGACGAAGGAGAGAGATCGGGTGGATGCTGAGGGTGTAACAAAGGAGAGGGATCGAGTGGATGCTGAGGGTGTGACGAAGGAGAGAGATCAGGTGGATGCTGAGGGTGTGACGAAGGAGAGAGATCGGGTGGATGCTGAAGGTGTGACGAAGGAGAGAGATCGGGTG GATGCTGAGGGTGTGACGAAGGAGAGAGATCGGGTGGATGCTGAGGGTGTAACAAAGGAGAGGGATCGAGTGGATGCTGAGGGTGTGACGAAGGAGAGAGATCAGGTGGATGCTGAGGGTGTGACGAAGGAGAGAGATCGGGTGGATGCTGAAGGTGTGACGAAGGAGAGAGATCGGGTGGATGCTGAGGGTGTGATGAAGGAGAGAGATCGGGTGGATAGCGAAGTAGTAACCAAAGAGAGAAGCTCTGGGGACACAAATGGTGTGAGTGCCAAAGTATTAACTGAACAAAACAGCAAACTGGAACAAAAAGCCtcaaactacagcaacaacagttgCAGCTGTAATCAACTCCAACACTATCAGAGTATGGATGAGACGGGGTTATCAaacaatagaagacatttatctAGTGTGACCCCACACACTCCGACTCATCTAACACTCTTCTACAAGCCATCAATGCTTTCACCCCAGGTGATGAAGTACTTTCCGAAGGAGGTGATTGTCCGTGAGAAAGGCAAACATGTGTCTTTTGGACGGAACCTCAGTTCTGACGTCCAGCTCAATGACGATTGTATGTCAAGGAACTATGCTCTTCTGTGGTTGCCCGTCAACGACTGTGGGACATTTAAACTGCGCAACATCAGCTCATCAAAGGAAGTGGTTGTAGATGATGTCCTCCTCTATCCTAACTGCAACAGTGAGATgatcgtcaacaacaacagtaaaattgTGCTTGATAACATTGAACTAACAGCAGTGGTGAGAGCAGGAAGCCCTTCAGCAACACATTATGAAGTGAAAATTGAACCTACAATCTCACGAAGTACTTCGTTACAGCAAGAACCAACTTG GATGTCCAGTAGTCGTAATGTCGGCAGCACAGCTCACCAGACTGAACACATTGTCTCCTCCACGTACCGAAGAAGCTTGTATGCCCATTCCAGATATCACAGTACCGGACCAGTCGAACATGGCCTCTCCAAAGAAGTCTCCAGAAATCTCCTCCCGGAGGAAAACTGA